In Zingiber officinale cultivar Zhangliang chromosome 8B, Zo_v1.1, whole genome shotgun sequence, a single genomic region encodes these proteins:
- the LOC122014383 gene encoding uncharacterized protein LOC122014383 isoform X1, with product MKNSGLQTPRRTPRPAIHGGGRPKETPPLLPKVVSRRLSLPFSTVSEETLDDCGDLLDFPPEANSIVEDPTDISDPLPIESEEEGSHGSSNTIVRTVADQEIRPEELVDRLRKDLRELMESTDVKGRSETILCALLEAIERTRCEEDPRWDSVFCMKVSIGIVCFLVLLVAAIDLLVVWEAAIARRDFSSLPPPT from the exons ATGAAGAATTCCGGGCTCCAGACCCCGAGGCGAACTCCGCGGCCGGCGATCCACGGCGGAGGACGTCCGAAGGAAACCCCTCCACTGCTTCCGAAG GTCGTCTCCAGACGCTTGAGCTTACCCTTCTCGACGGTCTCGGAGGAAACCCTCGACGACTGCGGCGATTTGTTGGATTTTCCCCCTGAGGCGAACAGCATCGTCGAGGATCCGACAGAT ATTTCTGATCCCTTGCCGATCGAATCGGAGGAGGAAGGATCTCACGGATCCTCCAATACCATTGTGAGGACTGTGGCCGATCAGGAGATTCGACCGGAGGAGTTGGTGGATCGACTGCGGAAGGATCTGCGCGAACTGATGGAGTCGACGGACGTCAAGGGCAGATCGGAGACGATTCTGTGCGCTCTGCTGGAGGCGATCGAAAGGACGAGGTGCGAGGAAGATCCGCGGTGGGATTCAGTGTTTTGCATGAAGGTAAGTATAGGCATCGTATGTTTCCTTGTTCTGCTGGTGGCCGCGATCGACTTGTTGGTTGTTTGGGAGGCGGCGATCGCTCGCCGAGATTTCTCCAGCCTTCCTCCACCTACCTGA
- the LOC122014383 gene encoding uncharacterized protein LOC122014383 isoform X2 has protein sequence MKNSGLQTPRRTPRPAIHGGGRPKETPPLLPKVVSRRLSLPFSTVSEETLDDCGDLLDFPPEANSIVEDPTDISDPLPIESEEEGSHGSSNTIVRTVADQEIRPEELVDRLRKDLRELMESTDVKGRSETILCALLEAIERTRCEEDPRWDSVFCMKEAGVVME, from the exons ATGAAGAATTCCGGGCTCCAGACCCCGAGGCGAACTCCGCGGCCGGCGATCCACGGCGGAGGACGTCCGAAGGAAACCCCTCCACTGCTTCCGAAG GTCGTCTCCAGACGCTTGAGCTTACCCTTCTCGACGGTCTCGGAGGAAACCCTCGACGACTGCGGCGATTTGTTGGATTTTCCCCCTGAGGCGAACAGCATCGTCGAGGATCCGACAGAT ATTTCTGATCCCTTGCCGATCGAATCGGAGGAGGAAGGATCTCACGGATCCTCCAATACCATTGTGAGGACTGTGGCCGATCAGGAGATTCGACCGGAGGAGTTGGTGGATCGACTGCGGAAGGATCTGCGCGAACTGATGGAGTCGACGGACGTCAAGGGCAGATCGGAGACGATTCTGTGCGCTCTGCTGGAGGCGATCGAAAGGACGAGGTGCGAGGAAGATCCGCGGTGGGATTCAGTGTTTTGCATGAAG GAAGCTGGGGTTGTCATGGAATAG